The Manihot esculenta cultivar AM560-2 chromosome 17, M.esculenta_v8, whole genome shotgun sequence genome contains the following window.
aatataataataataaaatagtattttattttttatatattaatgttgTAACATTTTATtggtaaataattaaatttttactataACACTATGGATTTTGCATCTGTGCTGAaccaaagtaaataaataaaagttcttCTAAAGGCCAAGAAAAATGCAGGTGAATCTTTAAAGTTATGCTCTTTAGAAAAGTAGAACACTAAAACCTGAAGCGGCCTTTCAGCTATGTTTGATGTTTgatgagaaaattaaaaatttgtacCTTGCCATCATATTCTTTTCTTGATAGTACTTCTGGAGCAATGTATGCCGGTGTTCCAACTGTTGATTTGGGTTGTGAATGCAACAGAGCAGactgaaattattattaaaaagaaaacattcaaaatcaaatacaAAGAATCTGAAGTAGGGTGAAGAAGAAAACTCTACAAACAAACATCAACCTTGGAGTAACCAAAATCACATATTTTAAGTCGTGGTGTAGGGCTTCCATCCAAAAGTGTATTTTCAAGTTTCAGGTCCCTGTGACAAATTTCCTGCCATGGCATATAATAAGTATCAAgaacataaataaaataagaaaaaaaaataaatttttgaactAGCATATTGTACCATGGAATGACAATAGCTGACTCCAGATATTAGTTGCTGAAAGAAGAATCTCGCCTGTAGTGAAAACGATTTCCCAATTAGATATCCATCACTGTATATAATCTGGAGGTCAATCATCTTACAGAACACAAGCTACACTTTACAACCTCATCTTCACTAAATCTACCAGCACTACATATCCTCGCAAACAGTTCACCACCAGCTGCATATTCCATGACAATTGCTAAATGTGTCGGAGTCAATATGACCTGCAGGAAAAACACACGTCTCAAGGATCAACCTAAGACCACATTTACATGGGGTTACCTTGTCTTAACTCTTTTGGTTATCAATGGCTCAAAGAGAAACAAATGTGTTCTTCGACCCTTAAGCATAGGAAACTGTTGGAGACACGTACAGAATTAACCTCTTACCTCTTTGAAGCGAACAATGTTTGGATGCCTTAAGGACCTGTGATTGATGATTTCTCTCTGTACATTCTCATCAATCTGCCTCAAACACAATACACCCATAAACtaaacaaaattaatatttatatttataatattgataaaaaaaaatattagaaacgAAATTGATAAGTGAATGAATACCCCATCCAAGTTCAGAATCATGATACTTTCAAACAGCCAATCATAATGAATATGTAATACAAATGTAGCATTAGATTTAGCCCATCACCCTTTCCAAAAATTTTAAAGCCAAGCTATGGTAATCATAATAATAGgaaccaaaaaaaaattttatatcttaTTTTCTAATATAAGCTCCACCCAAATTATTcttaaaacaaataatttttaactttttcagtgtatattaaataaattatcaagtaaaaaagaaaatagcttGGCTTGTAATTTGGATAGATGAATAAGGTTATTCTTTTGGGATGGGAGAAAAATGAAGTATGGCGAGATCCACTCTCCTTTTTGTTCCCAAAAACATAAAAAGCCTAACCAGAAAGGAGCAATAAAGAGCATCCATAATCTAAAACCGCAATGAGAACACAAATTGGAAAGGTGGAAAATCGTGAACATCAAGAATTGAACACAGTcaactcaaaccatcaaaacaattgaagaaaaaattcacaatttaaataaacttaaataattttacattCAAATAAGAATTAAATGGAAAATCTTTACCTTTTTCCCCCTCTCTATGTACTTTACAGCAACAAGCTCCTTTGTCTTCTTATCCCTCACAAGCCTTGCCACCCCAAAATTTCCAGAACCAAGCTCCTTGATTGGCTCATACCTCTCCTCCATCTTTACACACACAAAGACAAAAGGGAAATGAAAAGAATCGAAAAAATGCTAAAGCAACAAATAGCCAACAGAGAAGAAAATAGAAACAAACAGCTAAtcccaaaagaaaaagaaagacccAATTGGCAAAACTAGATAGATAAAGCTAAAGAGAAAGACATAGTTCATAATGCAAGAAGACCAAACCAATGACAAGCTCAcctaaaaatgaataaaaaaagatCGACCCACGAGACAACCTGTAAAGAAAATGCTCCTTGAAAGCCAGAAGACCACCTAACCACCAAGCTCCTTACCAAACGATGATGGTGTTTCCCTCTTCTTCTAAGAGACCAAGGTCAAATTTAAgctcaaaaaaaagaaaaaaaaaaggaggatgatgaagaagaagaagggtgaAAAGATCATACAGTGAATGATATTAGCTAGCTTTCACCTCAACGATCGCTTCAACAGTCGTAATAacgatgaaaaagaaaagtctGTGCGCAAGTCATTGTTAATTAAAGGAAGTAGTGGAAAAAAGAATGGAAATTTGGACTGTTTCTGAAGAGAGAGAA
Protein-coding sequences here:
- the LOC110604452 gene encoding serine/threonine-protein kinase SAPK3, which translates into the protein MEERYEPIKELGSGNFGVARLVRDKKTKELVAVKYIERGKKIDENVQREIINHRSLRHPNIVRFKEVILTPTHLAIVMEYAAGGELFARICSAGRFSEDEARFFFQQLISGVSYCHSMEICHRDLKLENTLLDGSPTPRLKICDFGYSKSALLHSQPKSTVGTPAYIAPEVLSRKEYDGKISDVWSCGVTLYVMLVGAYPFEDPEDPRNFRKTIGRIMSVQYSIPDYVRVSADCKHLLSRIFVANPAKRITIPEIKQHPWFLKNFPKELIEIEKKNYAESERDQPSQSVDEVMRIIQEAKTPGEGAKLSEQAIAGTSDDLDADLESEIDVSGDMEPPI